The Sparus aurata chromosome 15, fSpaAur1.1, whole genome shotgun sequence genomic interval AGACATTGATGTTTTTTAACCACAGTACTGCTTGTACTTATGTATATGTTAATTAtaacttgaaaaaaaatgaatacaagtttaatttaataaaataaaatttttcCCGTAgctaaaacataaaacaactcTTTATTCTGTCGACACGTTTTCTCCCCTCAGCAcgagatcctcccagtggcTTTGGCAGGAAGTGGCACCGCAGTGGCAACCTGTGACATGTCCAGGGCATCTGTACTTGTCTACATAGATCAGGGGACTGTTCATGTTTACACTGCTAACACAGGAGCCTTTAACTTGGACAGGCTGTGACTAAGTGGTTAGCGGGCTAATTTAAGTGGATATCTCTTCAACATAGACATCATGacttcaaaactgttatttattaATAACCTATTGATAATTTACCTTAATTGTAAGGTTAGttactttaaatatttttattgaataGGATTTAAAAGTAAGGTAAAACACATAATGTACGAAATATGGGAATTATGATACAATTAGAATAATTTCTATTGTAAAGCATGAATGATTAGATGATAGTTGAAAGAGTACAAATATTTGGACAAGGGGTGAAGGATACCAAATATTGTGTAAGCCCCCGGTTTAACTGCAGGTAGAATAACATTGTTCAAAGAAGCAACCGAAGGAACATTGTAAATAACTCGGAGCTAAACTGCATGGTGACAGTAATGGCTGTGAAATAATCTGCACAACTGACTTAACCTCTGTACTTTGAAACTGATGGACTTTGTATGACTAAGAATATGAGTACATCGTGCAATAAATACTATATATGGAATATTTGCAGTTTATTAATTAGTTTCTTTCTAAAAAGTACAAATGAGGAGATAATAGTTGAAATTGCGAGTGTGACGATGTCTGCTTCCTGTATGAGTGTGTGGCAAACTGAATTATCTTGTCTCAGTTAGCTGTGCGTTCCAAACATGTGACCCGAACACAATGATGTGAACATCTGAGAAGGAATGAAATGGCACAAATATGTCTGTGAATAGTAGGAATTGATTTAAGGGAACCTATGAAGCTGGTTACCTTCTTAAAGTTTCACTTTGTGAGAAAGTAGCTTTTTACAAATTGGACTTTTAAATGCAGAGCTGATCAGCTTTCAAAAATTCCAATTGTTCAATTAATTTTAGTTCAAATCTACTTGAGCATGAGGGGCAAtataaatgatgaaataaaaaaatatagaaaataaatttATATATGTACAGCATCATAATACATGGTCAGAAAGGTGGTACCATAACAGGACATAGAAAATGTTCACACTGCAAAAATACACACTTTAATTCATGTTATATTGTGCAATAATTCAAATAAACcttaattatttaatgtaatttagcaATATAGATGTAGTAATATTGTAATGGTACAGGTACACTTCAAATTAAATCCCTGGGGTGGCATCATGGTGTGTTTCAGAGACACAGAATCTGCCTTTTCTTAAGTGAAACACAAAGGAAGtgaaaaatactaaaaagcCCAGTTGATACCGCGATATGTTCAtgcaaagaaaagacaacaacgACACTGTAATGTCGTCTTTTCCAGAGTCTACCCTGTCTGCCTAAACATCAGCAGGAGGCTTGAACAGCTGACACTCAGCCTCAAAGTCACAGCCTTGCAGCAGTTCCCTGTAGTGCTTTTTGACGTCTTCATAGAGCGGCATGGAGGCCCTCTGGTCAGTTAAACCGGGGAAAGTCACAGTCTTCTCGTTGAGCAGCGGCTGCAGTCTCAGTTCGCCTCCCCCACAGTCGTATAGGACGAGGAGTAAGTTAGCTGCATAGGGTAACATATGGCTGGTGCGGAAAGAGCGTTGTGTCTGAGAGGCGTAGTTGGTGGATGTCAGGGCATCGCTGTCCTTGAAGAAGCCCAGAAGTGTAAGCAGTGGCAGGAGGGTCTCTGCATGGCCGACCTGGACTGTCACAGCTTCAGTCACCTGCTGGCCTGATCTGACATACAGAACAAACAACATCTGGTCATTAAGATTGTATCTTTTAAGGCAGGAGACACTCGTTTTAGAGCATCCTCTCAAGAGCTGATTTAGCCAGATTCTGAACCAACCAAGACATGTACAAATACTAACCCAAAACTAGATTATTACTGCTGAAAAAATGTGccaattaaatgattaattgattagcaGAGAGTTTACTGGTGAAGGTGAAAAATCTCTGGCTCCTGTTTCTAAAATGTCAGGACTATTCTTATCGCTATTGGATGATTTAtaaatctctgtttttaaatctaaattGCCAAACCTGGACTGTCACAGTTTCAGGCACCTGCTGGCTTGACCTACCATGCAGGACAAACAACATCTGGGTCAGGTTTAATCCAGAttaaactgtctttgttttttttttctctttgtgttttatcaTACAGTTTTCTGCCATTTTCTAGAGTTACAATTGATACTGATGAATTTATTGATcaggaaaataaatgttgtaatattggcACATCACgttaaaaatgtttgatgatTTTTCTCAGAAATTGATAAACAGATTGAAAGTATAAAGAAAGAGCatttaaaagtgttaaatgCACGTAACCAGGTAGCAGTACAGTGGTGTCAGAGTTCTGTAACACATTAAGGAAAGATTAATATTGATGTCGAATCAGataactttctttttctctaCAGCCAATCTAAATTGGAATTGGAAATTGACTTAAATCAGAGAAGCAATCTTGCGGACTCATTTTGTCAAGGGATAGGTAAAAAACATAACGTAACAAGACCACAGTGCACATGGCAACTGCATCTGTGTGAAAGTTGTTagaaaaaggacaacacaatatttatatttaatttgtatttagTGATATGGCAAGTCTGTAACCAGAGTACTTCAAAAAAAGTTTCAAACAAGAAAGCGATTCTTTTTACCAAAAGGCTGTGGCTAAGTGGTTAGCGTGCTAATTTAAGTGTATATCTCTTCAACATAGACATCATGacttcaaaactgttatttcttaatAACCTATTGATAATTTACCTTAACTGTAAGGTTAGTTACTTGAAATATTTTTACTGAATAGGATTTAAAAGTCAGGTAAAACACATAATGTACGAAACATGGGAATTATGATACAGTTAGAATAATTTCTATTGTAAAGCATGAATGATTAGATGATAGTTGAAAGAGTACAAATATTTGGACAAGGGGATACCAAATATTGTGTAAGCCGGGGCTTAACTGCAGGTAGAATAACATTGTTTAAAGAAGCAACCGAAGGAACATTGTAAATAACTTGGAGCTAAACTGCATGGTGACAGTAATGGCTGTGAAATAATCTACACAACTGACTTAACCTCTGTACTTTGAAACTGATGGACTTTGTATGAAAGAATATGAATACCTCATGCAATAAATACTATATATGGAATATTTGCAGTTTTTAAATTAGTTTCTTTTTGAAAAGTATGAATGAGGAGATAACAGTTGAAATTGCGAGTGTGACGATGTCTGCTTCCTGTATGAGTGTGTGGCAAACTGAATTATCTCGCCTCAGTTAGCTGTGTGTTCCCAACATGTGACCCAAACACAATGATGTGAACATCTGAGAAGGAATGAAATGGCACAAATATGTCTGTGAATAGTAGGAATTGATTTAAGGGAACCTATGAAGCTGGTTACCTTCTTAAATTTTCACTTTGTCAGATTGAAACAGTTGTAATTACTCAGGCCTTCCCATTCAAGCGTTTACATTTGAGGTGTACAGGTGTGGATAGAAACTTGATCTTTTGAGAGCCTGAGTACAGCCTGGTATTTTCAAACCAATGTCGGAAGCTCTCGGGGCTGACACCCTAACACAGAGTCAGGGTTGCTTGTTGGTTGGTGTCCGTTAATAATTGCAGCTAAGTGAAAGGGGTTCACCCCGAAGTCGATAACAACCCCACCTACATGTAGCAGTACTGTCCGCAGTGGAAACGCACAAGAAGATCTAGCGTTGAGTTACACTTACCCTGGATTACGTAGGGTTCAAATGGTACTATTTCGCAGGTTCTTCGGTAGGAACACCACTATAGACACAAACCTACTAAATATGCCCCAGTCTTTACATCTAGGTGcaaattcagctttgagctactaATGGGCAGTGTGACCAGTCAAAACTCCAGCTACctcctttgctctctctcttctccacctcttTCTCCACAGGGCTGCCTGCCCTCAAGTTCTCTTCTCCTGGATTATTCTGGACCTAAAAGCTGCTGAGAGTTGCCAGCTGTATTTCCAGCAGGCCAAAAGAACTCAGCGCAGCAACGCAAGGTCCTGCTAGTATTCCGGCTTagtttgcagcagcagctgtaatgCCATGCTTACCAGCTAACTCCGCAATCCAAGGAACAGACGGCGCAAGATAGCACGGGGCTGCTATccctgcaaaggaaaggagcgaccagtttcctccaccTGCCGTCTTTCATCAGACCTTGCACAGCAGGAACAGCATTGTTCAACACTGGAATTACAACCTTCTCCTGCTTGGCTCATCAGCgccttttcttcaaagactggtgaCATTGAACTGGGCCTCGATAGCAcacagcatagcatagcatggCCAAGCACAAGAACTTGAACTTTGGGAGATGTAATGCACATTTGTtcaatctgtgtgtttgttcactgtttgggTGTTATTGCGATCTCAGGTCGGGTTATTAGTAGTTTGGTTTGCTACACAGCTTATTAGACGTTAGTTGAATTATGCTTTACACAGACTCCTTCACTCCTTCAGCCTAGAGCtcatcacacccacatgtgatatcagtgagcACATGATGTGAACaccaccattgtttctttgttctctcCTATCAAAGAAACAATTGGTGATCCACCATCTAGTCCAACCCTTCGATCAGCCATCTCgtagttttgtttgtagtcttACTTTGTCCATGCCGTGCTCATGGTATTTTGaaccattttgcttttgttcttccATACAGACACACCTGTTTAAAGTACacgttagttagattgtgtggtTTCATCTTTGTGTTACATAAAAGACTTTTAAACCTTCATGCTGTCTATTTCATATTGTACAAGTGTGAATGTTACTTACTTCTACACTGTCAAAGACTCCAAAATCCTTTGACCATTTCTAGCAGGTATAGTaattttggttgtagttatGAAGTGAATAATTAATCAGAGTTacacagtcagtgcgtttacatgcacagcttagtcagatttacagccatagttcgactatgctgctaaatcggacaactgcaattatccgagtatacatgccgatgagaaaatcgaattactgccgaaagcatgtcataccccggtacgctaggtggcgctgtgcccatttcaactagtgttaacggggccacctccggctgaccgctttacgtcaccagctgtctcggcattcaagaaagatggcgtacgaagagcgagatgaagctacatctttgtacacttcgtatatggtgtacatgataattacaatggcgctctttcttgcggtgatttcggaggaaagacgccgccgctgccgtccatctacttccggctcacggccccggggaaaaaactcgcgcctgcgcagaacgcaaaatccgatccgatctgctggaaacgtatacatgcaggagtttatgcgactttcaatcgaataatctacgtggtgtaattcgactatgagaaatctgatccggtccgattttactcagactaaggtgtatacatgcatcttaaaaatccgatcatagtcagactaacgcagtaattcggttttcttgagtgtcatgtaaatgcactgactgACAGTCAAGCACCTTTTTCTGAGACTTATTTGGTGAATTGGCTATCATTTCCCAAGATCATCTAATGTAAATTTGAATTTATTATTTAGATAACAATTCCAGTCGATAGCAAAATTTAACCCAAAACTACCTATTTATGTTGCATAAAGCTGTGCACAAGTTCATACACTGCGGataaaccaaccaactaacTGACACGGTTAGGAGGGAACATTTATAGAAACACCACGCTCCATTTTTAGCACTGGCGGAAACTAACTCACTTGTTCTCGTCGGCTGCTTTGTCCAGTCGGCTAAACAAATCATGGAATAGAATGCAGCTCGACTTGCTGTTAATATCATGACCGTAGCCTCTTTTCCAGAATTGTTTCAGGTCATTTGCGTACTCCATAACCTGTTGAACCAAACAGTAAAAGTCATCAGTGGTCTGGATACAGGGTCAGCCAGTCTTTGTTTTGCAAGTTAACATTTCAGGTTACCTGATTGTTAGGTCAGCTTGtaacacaagacacaaaacacTCCCTGTGTCATTGTATGAGTACAGCGGCAAAGGCAAGATAAGCATTACATACTGTTTAGGTGGGAGTCTTTCTCTGACTTGGCCTTGTTTTCTTTTGataatttactttatttatttgtttattaaacaGATACAATACAGATAACATAGGAATAAGTAATGCAACATGTAATACAGGATGTCATAATCTTCCACATTATTATAAATGACTAAAATTAACATAATTTTCAACAAGCACTTCAGATTATTGACCCCTTAAAAGCCTGTACCTGTGCATCGACCTCATCGAAGAGCCGACACCAGGGAGAGTTCACAGTCTTGATGGCAAACTCATAAGCACACAAGTAAAAGGCAGCTTCGGCCATATCTGGAGGGGAAAGGTTGGAGTAAAATGTTAATGAGGCCTGTGACACTTCCTGAGCAACAGCTCAATCTAGCAGAGCTTCAATACATCAATATACAGTACAATTAAGGAAACAGCTCCACCTACTGTACAAATACTCACCATGAAATATGAACAATAAAGAGCTTCACTTACTACTACTTTTACATACTTCAAACTATTGTTTGACCCATTTTATTGCCTTATTCTTTTCTAGTCTcaaattttaatatttgtttcaaCATTCTCTGTAGTGTGGAGGAAGCTACAGCTGCATGTCATTGTGCAATCCTGTGTTGACGACAAAGTTGCACCTTGATCCTTTGCAGTGTGAtagtgtgtatgttttttccaCATAGACAAAACTTTCACAACTTTCTCCAACACTCACCATCTGTGATGTTATTGTACGGGACTCTGAGACGGTCTGCGATCTTCTCCTGGACCCTCCTCATCTCTGGTCCCTGCCTGAACTTGTCCACCTCTGACAGAGCTGAGGGGTTGTTGTCCACTTCCTCCACAAACCTGGTGCACAGGTCAAAGAACCTCATCAGGGCATCGTTCACTGCATGGTCAAACTCCTTATCTGGGTAGAGA includes:
- the LOC115596477 gene encoding multiple inositol polyphosphate phosphatase 1-like, which produces MPDIVWKVIVLYFTTILGSRCCFHTDVNPEDNPNIPAIAKYFTTKGRYEEVNPHLIDDILAVNRSILQPPSAQCREIHLTAIIRHGTRYPTSKNVRKMQKLYELVKSSAAAKQSWLREIQTQWRMWYTEDMDGRLVQKGVDDHKHLAVRLSKLFPTMISEEKLRGGFIKFITSSKHRCVNSTLSFKAGLTGLWAITDKEFDHAVNDALMRFFDLCTRFVEEVDNNPSALSEVDKFRQGPEMRRVQEKIADRLRVPYNNITDDMAEAAFYLCAYEFAIKTVNSPWCRLFDEVDAQVMEYANDLKQFWKRGYGHDINSKSSCILFHDLFSRLDKAADENKSGQQVTEAVTVQVGHAETLLPLLTLLGFFKDSDALTSTNYASQTQRSFRTSHMLPYAANLLLVLYDCGGGELRLQPLLNEKTVTFPGLTDQRASMPLYEDVKKHYRELLQGCDFEAECQLFKPPADV